From the Helicobacter pylori genome, one window contains:
- a CDS encoding AAA family ATPase, which yields MIKSVEIENYKNFKHLKMENFKLINFFTGQNDTGKTNLLEALYTNTGLCDPTANQVSLPPEHAVNISEFRKIKLNADNLKTFFYQENTANPISIRTEFEHATIPLTIQYPTQTSYSKDINLNSDDAHMTNLINTTITKPQLQFSYNPSLSPMTMTYEFERQNLGLIHSNLDKIAQTYKENAMFIPIELSIVNSLKALENLQLASKEKELIEILQCFNPNILNANTIRKSVYIQIKDENTPLEESPKRLLNSFGWGFIKFFIMVSILLDNRVKYLFIDEIESGLHHTKMQEFLKALFKLAQKLQIQIFATTHNKEFLLNAINTMPNNETGVFKDIALFELEKESTFGFIRHSYSMLEEALHEGMEVRG from the coding sequence ATGATTAAAAGCGTAGAGATTGAAAATTACAAAAATTTTAAGCACCTTAAAATGGAAAATTTTAAACTCATCAACTTTTTTACCGGTCAAAACGATACGGGTAAAACCAATCTTTTAGAAGCTCTTTATACCAACACAGGTCTTTGTGATCCTACTGCCAATCAAGTCAGTCTTCCTCCTGAACATGCCGTGAATATTAGTGAATTCAGAAAAATCAAACTCAATGCCGACAACCTAAAAACCTTTTTTTATCAAGAAAACACCGCTAATCCTATTAGTATCCGCACTGAATTTGAACATGCTACTATCCCTCTTACTATCCAATACCCCACACAAACCAGTTACAGCAAAGACATCAATTTGAATAGCGATGATGCTCATATGACAAACCTTATAAACACAACAATAACGAAGCCACAGCTCCAATTTTCCTACAATCCATCCCTTTCCCCCATGACAATGACTTATGAATTTGAAAGGCAAAACCTAGGTTTAATCCATTCTAATTTAGATAAAATCGCTCAAACCTATAAAGAAAATGCGATGTTTATTCCCATAGAATTATCTATTGTTAATTCTCTTAAAGCATTGGAAAATTTACAATTAGCAAGCAAAGAAAAAGAATTGATTGAAATCCTACAATGTTTCAACCCTAATATTTTAAATGCTAATACAATAAGAAAGTCTGTCTATATCCAAATCAAAGATGAAAACACACCGCTAGAAGAAAGTCCCAAAAGGCTTTTAAATTCGTTTGGTTGGGGTTTTATCAAATTCTTTATCATGGTGAGCATTCTTCTTGATAATCGCGTCAAGTATCTTTTTATTGATGAAATAGAAAGCGGTTTGCACCATACAAAAATGCAAGAGTTTTTAAAAGCTCTGTTTAAGTTAGCTCAAAAATTACAGATTCAAATTTTTGCCACCACGCACAATAAGGAATTTTTATTGAACGCTATCAACACCATGCCCAATAATGAAACGGGAGTTTTTAAAGATATAGCCTTGTTTGAGCTTGAAAAAGAAAGCACTTTTGGCTTTATCAGACACAGCTATTCTATGCTAGAAGAAGCGCTCCATGAGGGCATGGAGGTTAGAGGCTAA
- a CDS encoding peptidoglycan D,D-transpeptidase FtsI family protein, with the protein MDNKNIDPYFNPEQFLKIQRDKGVVTALIFLLLFFIFLMVAFKKAFFAQANMPTLVMIKQDTATRGTIYSQDNYSLATSQTLFKLGFDTRFLNPNKEDFFVDFLSIYSNIPKESLKDALNTKGYTILAYNLTPNMAANIRDLNKKFLAFGVFQNFKDAHDKVWQKQGLNIEVSGVSRHYPYQNSLEPIIGYVQKQEEDKLTLTTGKKGVEKSQNNLLKAQQNGIRTGKRDVSFNFIQNHSYTEVERLDGYEVYLSVPLKLQREIETLLDKTKDKLRAKEILVGIINPKSGEILSLASSNRFDPNAIKTSDYENLNLSVAEKVFEPGSTIKPIVYSLLLDKNLINPKERIDLNHGYYQLGKYTIKDDFIPSKKAVVEDILIQSSNVGMIKISKSLNPEDFYNGLLGYGFSQKTGIDLSLEATGKIPPLSAFKREVLKGSVSYGYGLNATFLQLLRAYAVFSNEGKLTTPYLVQRETAPNGDIYIPSPKPTFQVISPKSARKMKETLIKVVRYGTGKNAQFEGLYIGGKTGTARVAKNGSYSAESYNSSFFGFAEDERQVFTIGVVILGSHGKEEYYASKIAAPIFKEITEILVRYNYLSPSIAIQNALEKNRFKIK; encoded by the coding sequence ATGGATAATAAGAATATTGATCCTTACTTCAACCCAGAGCAATTCCTAAAAATCCAAAGAGACAAGGGTGTGGTTACGGCGCTAATCTTTTTGTTGCTTTTTTTTATTTTTTTAATGGTCGCTTTTAAAAAAGCTTTTTTTGCACAAGCCAACATGCCCACTTTGGTGATGATCAAACAAGACACCGCTACTAGGGGGACTATTTATAGTCAAGACAACTACAGCCTAGCCACTTCACAAACCCTTTTCAAATTGGGCTTTGACACAAGGTTTTTAAACCCAAATAAAGAAGATTTTTTCGTTGATTTCCTTTCTATTTATAGCAATATCCCTAAAGAGTCCCTAAAAGACGCGCTCAATACGAAAGGCTACACGATTTTAGCTTACAATCTCACGCCCAATATGGCCGCTAATATTAGAGACTTGAATAAGAAATTTTTAGCCTTTGGGGTTTTTCAAAATTTCAAAGACGCACACGATAAAGTGTGGCAAAAGCAAGGGCTAAACATTGAAGTGAGCGGCGTTTCCAGGCATTACCCTTATCAAAATAGCCTAGAGCCCATCATTGGCTATGTGCAAAAACAAGAAGAAGACAAGCTCACTTTAACTACCGGTAAGAAAGGCGTTGAAAAATCTCAAAACAACTTGCTTAAAGCCCAACAAAATGGCATAAGAACAGGCAAAAGAGACGTGAGTTTTAATTTCATTCAAAACCACTCTTACACAGAGGTTGAGCGCCTTGATGGCTATGAGGTGTATTTGAGCGTTCCTTTAAAACTCCAAAGAGAAATTGAAACCCTATTAGATAAAACCAAAGACAAACTCAGGGCTAAAGAAATCCTGGTGGGCATTATCAACCCTAAAAGCGGGGAAATTTTATCCTTAGCTTCAAGCAACCGCTTTGATCCTAATGCGATTAAAACCAGCGATTATGAAAACTTGAATTTGAGCGTTGCCGAAAAGGTTTTTGAGCCAGGCAGCACGATTAAACCTATTGTTTATTCCTTGCTGTTAGATAAGAATTTGATTAACCCTAAAGAGCGCATTGATTTAAACCATGGCTATTACCAATTAGGAAAATACACCATTAAAGACGACTTTATCCCCAGTAAAAAGGCCGTTGTGGAAGACATTTTGATCCAATCTAGCAATGTGGGCATGATAAAAATCAGTAAAAGCCTCAACCCAGAGGATTTCTATAACGGGCTTTTAGGCTATGGATTTTCTCAAAAAACCGGCATTGATTTATCCTTAGAAGCCACAGGAAAGATCCCTCCTTTGTCCGCTTTCAAGCGTGAAGTGTTAAAGGGGAGCGTCTCTTATGGCTATGGGTTGAACGCGACTTTTTTGCAGCTTTTAAGGGCTTATGCGGTGTTTTCTAATGAAGGCAAATTAACTACCCCCTATTTAGTGCAACGAGAAACCGCCCCTAATGGCGATATTTACATCCCTAGCCCCAAACCCACCTTTCAAGTCATTAGCCCCAAAAGCGCTAGGAAAATGAAAGAAACCTTAATCAAAGTAGTGCGTTATGGCACAGGCAAAAACGCTCAATTTGAAGGGCTATACATAGGGGGAAAAACCGGCACGGCTAGGGTTGCTAAAAACGGGAGTTATAGCGCGGAGTCCTACAACAGCTCTTTTTTTGGGTTCGCTGAAGATGAAAGGCAGGTTTTTACTATCGGCGTGGTTATCTTAGGCTCGCATGGCAAGGAAGAATATTACGCTAGCAAGATTGCAGCCCCCATTTTTAAAGAAATCACCGAAATTTTAGTGCGTTACAATTATCTATCGCCCTCTATTGCGATTCAAAACGCTTTAGAAAAAAACCGCTTTAAAATAAAATAA
- the fliE gene encoding flagellar hook-basal body complex protein FliE, translating into MQAIHNDKSLLSPFSELNTDNRTKREESGNAFKEQKGGEFSKLLKQSINELNNTQEQSDKALADMATGQIKDLHQAAIAIGKAETSMKLMLEVRNKAISAYKELLRTQI; encoded by the coding sequence ATGCAAGCCATACACAATGATAAAAGCTTATTGAGTCCTTTCTCTGAGCTTAACACGGACAACAGGACTAAAAGAGAAGAATCGGGTAACGCCTTTAAAGAACAAAAAGGTGGGGAGTTTTCTAAACTCTTGAAACAATCTATCAACGAGCTTAATAACACTCAAGAGCAGTCTGATAAAGCCTTAGCTGACATGGCGACAGGGCAGATCAAGGACTTGCACCAAGCGGCTATCGCCATAGGGAAGGCCGAAACGAGCATGAAACTCATGCTTGAAGTGCGTAACAAAGCCATCAGTGCTTATAAAGAGCTTTTGAGAACGCAGATCTAA
- the flgC gene encoding flagellar basal body rod protein FlgC: MFLSSFDISGYGLSAQRLRANLISSNIANANTTHTSEGGPYRRQEAVFRAFDFNEILNQKIAQNNQITPYEDPLDEGDDNPLIPITSVVVDKIARDDSEPLMKYDPSHPDANAQGYVAYPNVNAVVEMADLVEATRAYQANVAAFQSAKNMAQNAIGMLQT, encoded by the coding sequence ATGTTTTTATCTTCTTTTGATATTAGCGGTTATGGTTTGTCCGCCCAACGCTTAAGGGCTAATTTGATTTCTTCTAATATCGCTAACGCTAACACCACGCACACGAGCGAAGGAGGCCCTTATAGGAGGCAAGAAGCGGTGTTTAGGGCTTTTGATTTCAACGAGATTTTAAACCAAAAAATCGCCCAAAACAATCAAATTACCCCCTATGAAGACCCTTTAGATGAAGGCGATGACAACCCCTTAATCCCTATCACAAGCGTGGTGGTGGATAAGATTGCGCGCGATGATAGCGAGCCTTTGATGAAATACGATCCCAGCCACCCTGACGCTAACGCTCAAGGCTATGTGGCTTACCCCAATGTGAATGCGGTGGTTGAAATGGCGGACTTAGTGGAAGCGACTAGGGCTTATCAGGCCAATGTTGCAGCCTTTCAAAGCGCTAAAAACATGGCGCAAAATGCGATTGGCATGTTACAAACATGA
- the flgB gene encoding flagellar basal body rod protein FlgB, with amino-acid sequence MDFSKAFGLVYKALDYRALRQDMIASNIANVDTPFYRPKDLDFESVLAEKKAEIFENQSSKVLPLAHTNPRHLDFENSAKEGASLFFRDGHLAKNDGNSVDLDIETSEMGKNSTMYLALSSAVKKYRGVINYAIDSSKNL; translated from the coding sequence ATGGATTTTTCTAAAGCGTTTGGATTGGTTTATAAAGCGCTAGATTATAGGGCTTTAAGGCAGGATATGATCGCTTCTAACATCGCTAATGTGGATACCCCCTTTTACAGGCCAAAGGATTTGGATTTTGAAAGCGTTTTAGCAGAGAAAAAAGCAGAAATTTTTGAAAACCAATCCAGTAAAGTTTTGCCTTTAGCCCACACTAACCCCAGGCATTTAGACTTTGAAAATAGCGCTAAAGAGGGGGCGAGCCTTTTTTTTAGAGACGGGCATTTGGCTAAAAATGATGGCAACAGCGTGGATTTAGACATTGAAACGAGTGAAATGGGCAAGAACTCTACCATGTATTTAGCCTTGAGTTCAGCCGTAAAAAAGTATCGAGGCGTGATCAATTACGCCATTGACTCTAGTAAGAATTTATAA